The genomic segment CGGAACATCTCGCTCATCTGAGCATCCTTGGCAGGCTCCAACTGTTCGCGAACGATTACCTCTCCCTCGGGAGTGAGGGTGTATGTCATTGTTAACGTTGCGAAGGCAGGTCGACGCTCACCGCGGTTTCTCTGTCCGCCGCGGTTCTCGGACTCGCGGAGCTCGATGGTTGCAATAACGGTATTGTCGCTTACGGTGAAGGACTTAACGCCCATGTTGGGGTTCTTCCAGGTTGCGAAACGATTCTGTAGGCCAGCGCCGTAGTCGTTGTCGGTGGGGGCGCGCCAGAACTCAGGTACAATGCTCTCACGGAACTGCAGCATCTCCTTGCCGTTAACGGTCAGATAATCTATCATGCCGTTCCAGCGGCCGATGTAGAGGTCGGTGCCGGCAGCTGATAACTTCACGTAGGTATTAGTCTCTTCCTTCTGGATTTGAGCTGTCTCCTGTTTTATCTCGGGATACTTATACTCGTTAATACAGAATTGCTGCTTGGCCATCACCTGACCCTTGTCTATAAGGGGAGCGCCATTCTTCGACTTGAAGTAGAAGGCGACGAAGATCTCGTTGTCGGTGTGGTGACCAAGTACGCGCTCGATTACCTGCTTCATTTCTTCCGAAGTAATTACCTTGCGCTGCTGAGGCTGGATGCCGTTGATGTCGATGGTGCCGCCGTGGCCGAAGGTCATACCCTCTGGACGGTTGGCGTTGTCGTGGTGATGACCAGCGGCTCCGCCTACAAACCACTCGAGTTGCAGGTCGTCAAGTGTCTTGAAGAAATTCTCATTGTAAATCTCAAACTTGCCCTGCTTTATGTCGATATCCTTGACCCATACGTTTTGATAGTAGTAACCTACCTCGTGGGCATGTGGATTCAGCCTGCGGTCTGGCGCGATGATACCATTGCAATTAAAGTTATAGTCAGAGGCGGGATACTTGCCATAGTCGCCACCATAAGTGAAAATCTCACGACCCGTGATAGGGCTCTTGTCGCGCATGCCCTGGTCCACGAAGTCCCAGATATAGCCACCCTGATACTTGGGATACTTGCGCACCAAATCCCAGTACTCCTTGAATCCACCCATCGAGTTGCCCATGGCGTGGGCATATTCACACTGGATGAGAGGGCGTGGATTGTTGCCTTTAGAGTAGGCCTCGCAACCTTCATAGCCGTAGTACATAGGACAGAAGATATCAGTCTTACCATTCTGTCCGGCCTGCTCAAATTGGCAGGGACGGGTCTTGTCTGTGGCTTTCACCCAATCATAGGCCTTTTCAAAGTTGGGGCCATAGCCAGCCTCGTTGCCCAGACTCCATACGATGATTGATGGGTGGTTCTTAAACGAATGTACGTTGCCATATTGACGCTCCAAGTGGGCCTTCTCGAAGTCCTGACGCTTAGCCAGTGTGCCATCGCCATAGCCCATGCCGTGGCTTTCGAGATTTGATTCAGCTGTCAGGTAAATGCCATACTCGTCGCAGAGGTCATACCAACGCGGATCATCGGGATAGTGACAGGTACGTACTGCGTTGATGTTAAGCTGTTTCATGATACGGATATCCTGAATCATGCGGTCCAGGGATACGATATAGCCTCCATCGGGGTCCAACTCATGACGGTCGGCACCCTTAATGAGGATGGGCTGACCGTTGACTAGCAACTGCCCACCAGTGATTTCGATGTGACGGAATCCCACTCGTTGCTTCACAACCTCTAACACCTTGTTGCCCTGCTTTAGGGTGATGATAAGATTATAGAGGTTGGGTACTTCGGCCGACCATGGCTTTACATTGTCTAGGCTTACTTCCTGTCCGTTGTTGTCCTCGAGGCGCTGCTCAATGGTCGTGCCCTTGGGTGCCTTGGCATCTACCTTGAGCACACCCTTGCCACCCATATAGTCTTGGGTGACGAATAGGTCCTGAATGTGTACTTTGGGACGGGCGTAGAGATATACCTCGCGAGCGATACCTGTAAAGCGCCAAAAGTCCTGATCTTCCAAGTAAGAGCCGTCGCACCAGCGCATCACCTGCATGGCAATAAGGTTTTCTCCCTTTTTAAGATACTTGGTGATATTGAATTCAGCAGCTACCTTCGAATCCTCGCTGTAGCCCACGTATTTGCCGTTGACCCACACTTGCAAATTGCTGGTGGCCGAACCCACGTGGAAAAAAACTTCCTGGCCGTCCCATCCTGCAGGCAGGTTGAAAGTGCGTCGATATGACCCCGTATAGTTGTTGGTCTCGTCGATGTAGGGTGGATTGCTATTGAAAGTCGTGCCCCACGAATAACCTACGTTTTTATAGATCTTGTCGCCGTAACCTTCAATCTCGAAGAGTCCTGGCACAGGGAAGTCTACCCACTGTGAATCGTCGTACTTCAGCGTGTAGAAGCCCTTCGGAGCTAGGTTGTGGTCCTTGACGAAATTGAAGCGCCATGTACCTTCCATTGACAGGTAGCGTTTTGACTGTGTTTTATCACCCGTCATAGCCTTTTCGACATTCTCGAAAGCGAAGAAGTCGGCACGTCGTGCCTCTCGGTTCACTTGATTCACTTGTGGATTCCTCCATGCGGGTTCCACGACAGCAAATGCTGTCGCTGAACTTAGAAGAAGCGTTGAAAGTAATAGTTTCTTTAGCATAATATTATTGTTAATGGTAATTTCGTGCAAAGTTACAAAAAATGTTTTGAAATTCCGCGATTTCTAACTCTTTTATAATGAGTTCCGATAAATCTGCGAAAAACAAAACTTATTTATTCCTTATAGTGCTTATCTTTTGCTTCTCGCGCAAAGGCAAAGAGTTCCAAAGGCAAGTGACAATAGCCGTCTGGATTCTTATCAAGGTAGTCTTGATGATATTCCTCAGCTTTAAAGAAACATTTTAGTTGCTCTCGTTCAACAACTAGAGGTTCTGAGTATTTTTGTTGTTCTTCATTGAAAACCTTGTTGATTACTTCAATGTCTTGATTGTCGGTATAGTAAATGCCTGTGCGATAGCGTGTTCCCTCGTCGTGCCCCTGCTTATTTAGACTCGTCGGGTCAATGGCCTTAAAAAAC from the Prevotella sp. E15-22 genome contains:
- a CDS encoding glycoside hydrolase family 2 TIM barrel-domain containing protein — its product is MLKKLLLSTLLLSSATAFAVVEPAWRNPQVNQVNREARRADFFAFENVEKAMTGDKTQSKRYLSMEGTWRFNFVKDHNLAPKGFYTLKYDDSQWVDFPVPGLFEIEGYGDKIYKNVGYSWGTTFNSNPPYIDETNNYTGSYRRTFNLPAGWDGQEVFFHVGSATSNLQVWVNGKYVGYSEDSKVAAEFNITKYLKKGENLIAMQVMRWCDGSYLEDQDFWRFTGIAREVYLYARPKVHIQDLFVTQDYMGGKGVLKVDAKAPKGTTIEQRLEDNNGQEVSLDNVKPWSAEVPNLYNLIITLKQGNKVLEVVKQRVGFRHIEITGGQLLVNGQPILIKGADRHELDPDGGYIVSLDRMIQDIRIMKQLNINAVRTCHYPDDPRWYDLCDEYGIYLTAESNLESHGMGYGDGTLAKRQDFEKAHLERQYGNVHSFKNHPSIIVWSLGNEAGYGPNFEKAYDWVKATDKTRPCQFEQAGQNGKTDIFCPMYYGYEGCEAYSKGNNPRPLIQCEYAHAMGNSMGGFKEYWDLVRKYPKYQGGYIWDFVDQGMRDKSPITGREIFTYGGDYGKYPASDYNFNCNGIIAPDRRLNPHAHEVGYYYQNVWVKDIDIKQGKFEIYNENFFKTLDDLQLEWFVGGAAGHHHDNANRPEGMTFGHGGTIDINGIQPQQRKVITSEEMKQVIERVLGHHTDNEIFVAFYFKSKNGAPLIDKGQVMAKQQFCINEYKYPEIKQETAQIQKEETNTYVKLSAAGTDLYIGRWNGMIDYLTVNGKEMLQFRESIVPEFWRAPTDNDYGAGLQNRFATWKNPNMGVKSFTVSDNTVIATIELRESENRGGQRNRGERRPAFATLTMTYTLTPEGEVIVREQLEPAKDAQMSEMFRFGMGIQMPKQYDQVEYYGRGPVETYSDRKDSEFLGIYKNKVQDEYFEYIRPQESGNHVDVRWFSVIDQNGKGLQFYSNAPMEASALPYTIGQLDDGPSKDKAWGRHSGDLIPSGMTSVHIQQHQLGLGCVNSWGAWPRDEYRVKFKEYDFTFAIKPLK
- the msrA gene encoding peptide-methionine (S)-S-oxide reductase MsrA, which produces MTTNNIKDIYLAGGCFWGTEHFFKQIEGVLETEVGFANGHTEDPSYKEVYTDKTGHAETVHVRYNPEVASLEFLLRMFFKAIDPTSLNKQGHDEGTRYRTGIYYTDNQDIEVINKVFNEEQQKYSEPLVVEREQLKCFFKAEEYHQDYLDKNPDGYCHLPLELFAFAREAKDKHYKE